Proteins from one Bacteroides mediterraneensis genomic window:
- a CDS encoding YbbR-like domain-containing protein: MFDRKNIKRYYLIFVRQIRNFLLSTKSREFLIFLFFVFVSLCFWFLQTMNDIYQTEFKIPVRLKNVPKEVVMTSELPNEIRVRVEDRGTVLLNYMLGRTFFPLTFNFEDYQEKGPYVRIPQEEVLKKISAQLNNSTQLLSVRPDTLDYIYSKGIAKKVPVAIGGEVSAGRQYYVSEIRVIPDSVVVYAPQGVLNAVLTAYTQPFHWTNVTDTLRKHLNLQKLHGVKFVPSSVDVIACVDMYSEKTLEVPVVGIGFPKGKVLRTFPSKVQVTFQVGLKNFKSVKARDFLVGVSYADVIGNKSEKLTLTLKRYPGVATHIRINPSSVDYLIEQETVEPEMKGKAEK; this comes from the coding sequence ATGTTCGATAGAAAGAACATAAAGAGATATTACTTGATATTCGTACGACAAATCAGGAACTTCTTGCTCAGTACCAAGAGCAGGGAGTTTCTGATTTTTCTGTTTTTTGTCTTCGTGTCCTTGTGTTTCTGGTTTCTGCAAACCATGAACGACATTTATCAGACAGAATTTAAGATACCCGTTCGTTTGAAAAACGTGCCCAAAGAGGTGGTAATGACCTCTGAATTGCCTAACGAGATTCGGGTGAGAGTGGAAGACAGAGGTACGGTTCTGCTGAATTATATGCTAGGAAGAACGTTCTTTCCGCTGACATTTAATTTTGAGGATTATCAGGAAAAGGGGCCTTATGTGCGAATTCCGCAGGAAGAAGTTCTGAAGAAAATCAGTGCCCAATTGAATAATTCCACTCAGCTTCTTTCAGTCCGTCCGGATACGTTGGATTATATTTATTCAAAAGGAATAGCTAAAAAAGTTCCGGTGGCAATCGGTGGGGAGGTGTCGGCCGGCAGACAATACTATGTATCGGAGATTCGTGTGATTCCCGATTCGGTAGTGGTTTACGCCCCCCAAGGTGTATTGAATGCAGTACTGACGGCTTATACACAGCCTTTTCATTGGACGAACGTGACAGACACCTTGCGGAAGCACCTTAATTTACAGAAATTGCATGGCGTGAAGTTTGTACCTTCTTCAGTCGATGTGATAGCATGTGTGGATATGTATTCGGAGAAGACCCTTGAGGTTCCGGTAGTAGGCATTGGTTTCCCGAAAGGGAAAGTGTTGCGTACCTTTCCGTCAAAAGTACAAGTCACTTTTCAGGTCGGTTTGAAGAATTTTAAGTCGGTGAAAGCACGTGATTTTCTGGTCGGAGTATCTTATGCGGACGTAATAGGCAATAAATCAGAAAAACTGACTCTTACTTTGAAAAGGTATCCGGGGGTAGCCACGCATATTCGAATCAATCCGTCATCAGTAGACTATCTGATAGAGCAGGAGACGGTAGAACCTGAGATGAAAGGAAAAGCAGAAAAATGA
- the coaE gene encoding dephospho-CoA kinase (Dephospho-CoA kinase (CoaE) performs the final step in coenzyme A biosynthesis.), giving the protein MIKIGITGGIGSGKSYISHLLEQKGIPLYDTDREAKRLTMTHPQIRKELSALLGTEVYRADGTLNKPLVANYLFSSSEHAAHINQIIHPCVYKDFLAWADRQAASGAEVVAMECAILFESGFQKAVDFVVMVYAPLDLRIKRAMLRDSASEEQIKARIAAQMDDEEKRRRADYVLFNDEKMSLEMQIAALEAWLVSRKTGR; this is encoded by the coding sequence ATGATTAAGATTGGAATTACAGGAGGAATTGGTAGCGGAAAATCATACATATCTCATCTGTTGGAACAGAAAGGGATTCCGTTGTATGATACTGACCGGGAGGCCAAACGGCTGACTATGACGCATCCTCAGATACGGAAGGAGCTTTCGGCTTTGCTGGGCACGGAGGTTTATCGAGCGGATGGAACCTTGAACAAGCCTTTGGTAGCTAATTACTTGTTCTCTTCTTCGGAGCATGCCGCACATATCAACCAAATTATTCATCCATGTGTGTACAAGGACTTCCTTGCGTGGGCGGACCGTCAGGCTGCCAGTGGGGCAGAGGTCGTAGCGATGGAATGTGCCATTTTGTTTGAGTCGGGTTTCCAAAAAGCAGTAGATTTTGTGGTGATGGTATATGCTCCTTTGGATTTGCGTATAAAGCGGGCCATGCTTCGCGATTCAGCATCCGAAGAGCAGATAAAAGCACGCATTGCCGCGCAGATGGACGACGAGGAAAAGAGAAGAAGAGCCGACTATGTTCTCTTTAATGATGAAAAAATGTCGTTGGAGATGCAAATTGCTGCATTGGAAGCATGGCTTGTCAGTAGAAAAACGGGCAGATAG
- the cobT gene encoding nicotinate-nucleotide--dimethylbenzimidazole phosphoribosyltransferase — MRKFTISPIACPELEQAAREKIDNLTKPKGSLGRLEELALQVCMIQQALSPSLKCPHNLLFAADHGIVEEGVSASPKEITWQQISNFLHGGAGINFLCRQHGFRLVIVDAGVDYDLPYEKGIVNMKVRRGTRNFLYGDAMTPEEMDLCLERGAQCVDRVKDAGCNVLSFGEMGVGNTSASSMWMSCLTGIPLEKCVGAGSGLYGEAMTRKFKVLQQALQNFSGDHTVEEILCRFGGYEMMMAVGGMLRAAELRMVILVDGFIMTNCMLAASRLYPEVLSYAVYGHQGDESGHKLLLDYLHARPLLNLGLRLGEGSGSVCAYPILDSAVRMLNEMDNFAHASITKYF; from the coding sequence ATGCGTAAATTTACTATTTCCCCTATAGCCTGTCCGGAGCTGGAACAGGCAGCCCGTGAAAAGATTGACAACTTGACGAAGCCCAAGGGTTCTCTGGGGCGTTTGGAAGAACTGGCTTTGCAGGTGTGTATGATACAGCAGGCTTTGTCACCCTCCTTAAAATGTCCGCACAACCTGCTTTTTGCAGCCGATCATGGCATTGTGGAAGAAGGCGTCAGTGCATCTCCTAAAGAAATTACCTGGCAGCAAATCAGTAATTTCCTTCACGGAGGGGCAGGCATCAATTTCCTGTGTCGCCAGCACGGTTTCCGACTGGTGATAGTCGATGCCGGAGTGGATTATGACTTGCCTTATGAAAAAGGGATTGTGAATATGAAGGTGCGCCGGGGTACCCGCAATTTTCTGTATGGCGATGCGATGACTCCCGAAGAGATGGATTTGTGTCTGGAGCGAGGTGCACAATGTGTGGACCGAGTGAAGGACGCTGGTTGCAACGTCCTCAGTTTTGGCGAGATGGGAGTGGGAAACACTTCCGCTTCCTCTATGTGGATGAGCTGCCTGACGGGAATCCCATTGGAAAAGTGCGTCGGTGCCGGTAGTGGTTTGTATGGCGAAGCCATGACCCGTAAATTCAAGGTGCTTCAGCAGGCCCTTCAAAATTTTTCCGGCGACCATACGGTAGAAGAAATCCTGTGCCGTTTCGGAGGGTATGAGATGATGATGGCCGTAGGCGGCATGCTGCGTGCGGCCGAGCTGCGCATGGTCATTCTGGTGGACGGATTTATCATGACCAACTGCATGCTGGCAGCCTCCCGTCTGTATCCGGAAGTGCTTTCGTATGCCGTGTACGGGCATCAGGGCGATGAGAGCGGCCACAAACTCCTGTTGGACTATCTGCATGCCCGTCCGTTGCTGAACCTGGGATTGCGCTTGGGAGAAGGAAGCGGTTCGGTCTGTGCCTATCCGATACTTGATTCTGCCGTGCGGATGTTGAACGAGATGGACAACTTTGCGCATGCTTCCATTACCAAATATTTCTGA
- the cbiB gene encoding adenosylcobinamide-phosphate synthase CbiB, whose protein sequence is MDTWIEMGLIPLLGGCLLDKLLGDPLWLPHPVVGFGKLIARCERRGNQSTHRKRNGALTAVGLILLVFLVSWGLLEGANRVHPWLKVILSVVAVFYCLAGKTLIDEVRRVFEAADISLEAGRKQVSRIVGRDTSALSDQEVRTAALETLAENLSDGVIAPLFWYFLLGVPGMLAYKMVNTLDSMIGYRNTRYKDFGCWAARIDDVANYLPARLTALLMVLVSGRWSLLKFVAHYGRMHASPNSGYPEAALAGILNCRFGGPHEYFGETVYKPFIGSNPRPINSDDMRRAIRINQLSEGGMVLLMVSGYVCFWGNIIG, encoded by the coding sequence ATGGATACGTGGATAGAAATGGGACTGATTCCCCTGTTGGGAGGATGCTTGCTTGATAAGTTATTGGGCGACCCTTTGTGGCTGCCCCATCCGGTGGTAGGATTCGGAAAACTGATAGCTCGGTGTGAACGACGGGGCAATCAGAGTACGCACCGCAAGCGGAACGGAGCGCTGACAGCCGTGGGGCTGATTCTGTTGGTCTTTTTGGTAAGCTGGGGGCTGCTGGAAGGTGCCAATCGGGTGCATCCCTGGTTAAAGGTGATCCTTTCGGTAGTGGCTGTGTTCTATTGTCTGGCTGGAAAAACCTTGATAGACGAGGTGCGAAGGGTATTTGAAGCTGCCGACATCTCCTTGGAAGCCGGACGGAAACAGGTGTCGCGTATCGTAGGTCGGGATACTTCCGCCTTGTCGGACCAAGAGGTACGTACGGCAGCCTTGGAAACCTTGGCCGAGAACCTGAGCGACGGGGTGATTGCCCCTCTTTTCTGGTATTTCCTGCTGGGCGTGCCCGGTATGCTGGCGTATAAGATGGTGAATACCCTCGATTCCATGATAGGCTATCGGAACACACGTTACAAGGACTTCGGATGCTGGGCGGCCCGTATAGACGATGTGGCCAATTACCTTCCGGCCCGACTGACCGCCCTGCTCATGGTACTGGTGTCCGGTCGCTGGTCGTTGCTGAAGTTTGTGGCCCATTACGGACGGATGCATGCCAGTCCCAATTCCGGTTATCCGGAAGCGGCTTTGGCCGGTATCCTGAACTGTCGTTTTGGCGGGCCGCACGAGTATTTCGGGGAGACAGTCTACAAACCCTTCATCGGCAGCAATCCTCGTCCGATAAATAGTGACGACATGCGTCGGGCCATCCGTATCAACCAATTGTCCGAAGGAGGGATGGTGCTTTTGATGGTGTCTGGATATGTGTGCTTTTGGGGAAACATTATCGGATAA
- a CDS encoding DUF5606 domain-containing protein yields MLKTILAISGKPGLYKLISQAKNMLIVETVSAEKKRVPVYASDKVISLGDIAMYTDAEEVPLSEVLESVKKKENGNVTALDYKKASAEELHAFMAEVLPNYDRDRVHTSDIKKLIQWYNLLVSNGETDFVETEKAAE; encoded by the coding sequence ATGTTGAAGACTATTTTAGCTATTTCTGGAAAACCTGGTTTGTACAAACTGATTTCTCAGGCAAAGAATATGCTGATTGTGGAAACTGTCAGTGCAGAAAAGAAAAGAGTTCCAGTTTATGCCAGCGATAAAGTGATTTCATTGGGCGATATCGCCATGTACACAGATGCGGAGGAAGTACCTCTGAGTGAAGTGCTGGAATCTGTCAAGAAAAAAGAAAACGGTAACGTGACTGCGTTGGACTACAAGAAAGCTTCTGCAGAAGAGTTGCATGCGTTTATGGCAGAAGTGTTGCCGAACTACGACCGTGACCGTGTACATACCAGCGACATCAAGAAATTGATTCAGTGGTATAATCTGCTGGTTTCAAACGGAGAAACAGATTTTGTAGAAACAGAAAAAGCGGCCGAATAA
- the nusB gene encoding transcription antitermination factor NusB, producing the protein MINRVLIRLKIVQIIYAYYQNGGKNLDTAEKELFFSLSKAYDLYNYLLLLMVEVTKYASKRLDAAKNKLVPTKEDLSPNMKFVENRFIAQLEVNKQLNAFSASQKKTWENEGDFIKNLCEQIMQSDIYKEYMASETSSYDEDRELWRKLYKKIIFNNAALDEVLEDQSLYWNDDKEIVDTFVLKTIKRFNPENGEKQELLPEFKDEEDQDFARRLFRRAILNADYYRHLISENSKNWDLDRVAVMDVVIMQIALAEILSFPNIPVNVSLNEYVEIAKLYSTPKSGGFINGTLDGIVNQLKKENKLTKN; encoded by the coding sequence ATGATCAACAGAGTTCTTATCCGTCTGAAGATAGTTCAGATAATCTATGCGTATTATCAGAACGGTGGTAAAAATTTGGATACTGCAGAAAAGGAGTTGTTCTTCAGCCTGTCCAAAGCGTATGATTTATACAACTATCTTTTGCTTTTAATGGTAGAGGTAACGAAGTATGCCAGCAAGCGGCTGGATGCAGCAAAAAACAAGTTAGTTCCTACCAAAGAAGATTTATCTCCCAACATGAAGTTTGTGGAAAATCGTTTCATTGCGCAGCTGGAAGTCAATAAGCAGCTGAATGCTTTTTCTGCGTCTCAGAAGAAGACTTGGGAAAATGAAGGTGATTTTATTAAAAATCTGTGTGAACAGATCATGCAGAGCGATATATATAAGGAATATATGGCCAGCGAGACTTCTTCTTATGATGAAGATCGCGAGCTTTGGAGAAAACTTTACAAGAAAATTATCTTTAATAATGCAGCGCTCGACGAAGTGTTGGAAGACCAAAGTCTGTATTGGAACGATGATAAGGAAATCGTCGATACATTCGTCTTGAAAACCATCAAGCGTTTCAATCCAGAGAATGGGGAAAAGCAAGAGCTTCTTCCGGAATTCAAGGACGAGGAAGATCAGGATTTTGCCCGCCGTTTGTTCCGTCGTGCCATCTTGAACGCCGACTATTACCGTCACCTGATTAGTGAAAACTCAAAGAACTGGGATTTGGACCGTGTGGCAGTGATGGATGTGGTTATTATGCAGATTGCCTTGGCTGAGATTTTGAGCTTCCCGAATATTCCGGTAAATGTGTCTTTGAATGAATATGTGGAAATCGCCAAGCTGTATAGCACTCCAAAGAGTGGTGGATTCATCAATGGTACATTGGATGGGATTGTTAATCAATTAAAAAAGGAAAATAAGCTGACTAAAAACTAA
- the yajC gene encoding preprotein translocase subunit YajC: MNLLAVVLQAQGGADYSFLIMMVAIFAIMYFFMIRPQNKKQKEIAKFRKNLEVGQSVVTAGGIYGKIKEVEDNTVVVEIAAGVKIKVDKNSIYADAQAQPAK, encoded by the coding sequence ATGAATTTGTTAGCTGTTGTTTTACAGGCTCAGGGAGGAGCGGATTACTCTTTCCTTATTATGATGGTGGCTATCTTTGCCATTATGTACTTCTTTATGATTCGTCCCCAGAACAAGAAGCAGAAAGAAATCGCTAAGTTCCGCAAAAACTTGGAAGTGGGTCAGTCTGTGGTTACTGCAGGTGGAATTTATGGAAAAATCAAGGAAGTAGAGGATAATACAGTTGTAGTTGAAATAGCTGCTGGTGTAAAAATCAAAGTCGATAAGAACTCTATTTATGCAGACGCACAGGCACAGCCTGCGAAATAA
- a CDS encoding NifB/NifX family molybdenum-iron cluster-binding protein, translating to MKKIALPTRNGVVDDHFGHCEFYTIFTVDEENRITRTQVLPSPQGCGCKSDIASKLQADGVTVMLAGNMGAGALAKLSACGITVVRGCQGSVMQVAEDYLAGKIQDSGVECAHHHEGEDHQCAHH from the coding sequence ATGAAGAAAATAGCTTTACCTACTCGGAACGGAGTAGTAGACGACCATTTCGGTCATTGTGAGTTTTATACGATTTTTACGGTGGACGAAGAGAACCGCATCACGCGTACGCAGGTGCTTCCTTCTCCGCAAGGATGTGGCTGTAAGTCGGATATCGCGTCCAAACTGCAGGCCGACGGAGTAACGGTGATGCTGGCAGGAAATATGGGGGCCGGTGCGTTGGCCAAGCTCTCAGCTTGCGGCATTACGGTCGTCAGGGGCTGTCAGGGCTCGGTGATGCAGGTAGCCGAAGATTATCTGGCCGGAAAGATACAGGATTCCGGGGTGGAATGTGCGCACCATCATGAAGGGGAAGACCATCAGTGTGCACACCATTAA
- a CDS encoding PUR family DNA/RNA-binding protein translates to MEELKKKSTTIENDKEIVFSKAIKAGKRIYYLDVKKNRKEEMFIAITESKKVVSLDKDDPQVNFEKHKIFLYKEDFEKFMHGLQQAIDFIGHEQGELTAEGHAETPKTEEEPQQSGEIKIDIDF, encoded by the coding sequence ATGGAAGAACTGAAGAAGAAAAGTACAACTATTGAAAACGACAAAGAAATCGTATTCTCCAAAGCCATCAAAGCAGGAAAGCGTATTTACTACCTGGATGTAAAGAAAAACAGAAAAGAGGAAATGTTCATTGCGATTACAGAAAGCAAGAAAGTGGTTTCGCTTGACAAAGACGACCCTCAGGTGAATTTTGAAAAGCACAAAATATTCTTATATAAAGAAGATTTTGAAAAGTTCATGCACGGTCTGCAGCAAGCTATCGACTTTATTGGACATGAACAAGGCGAGCTGACCGCTGAAGGCCATGCAGAAACGCCAAAAACTGAAGAGGAGCCACAGCAATCGGGAGAAATCAAAATCGACATTGACTTCTAA
- the cobU gene encoding bifunctional adenosylcobinamide kinase/adenosylcobinamide-phosphate guanylyltransferase codes for MKKIILITGGERSGKSSYAERLAHELTSSPVYVATAKIWDEEFRKRVERHQQNRGPEWTNIEEEKELSRHDITGRVAVIDCVTLWCTNYFVEQQDVALALEALKREFDRFTAQEATFIFVTNEIGMGGVSPNEVQRRFTDLQGWMNQYIASKADQVVLMVSGIPLKVKG; via the coding sequence ATGAAAAAGATTATATTGATTACAGGCGGTGAACGCTCAGGAAAAAGCAGTTATGCCGAACGACTGGCTCATGAACTGACCTCATCGCCGGTGTATGTGGCCACAGCGAAAATCTGGGATGAGGAATTTCGGAAGCGAGTGGAACGTCATCAGCAGAATCGTGGTCCCGAATGGACGAACATCGAGGAAGAAAAGGAGCTGAGCCGTCACGACATCACCGGCCGGGTAGCCGTAATCGACTGTGTGACGCTTTGGTGTACCAATTATTTTGTGGAGCAGCAGGACGTGGCCTTGGCCTTGGAGGCCTTGAAGCGGGAATTCGACCGCTTTACCGCGCAGGAGGCGACGTTTATCTTCGTAACCAATGAGATTGGAATGGGAGGCGTTTCCCCCAACGAGGTGCAGCGTCGGTTTACCGACCTGCAGGGCTGGATGAATCAATATATCGCTTCCAAAGCCGACCAGGTAGTACTGATGGTTTCTGGCATTCCGCTTAAAGTGAAAGGATAA
- a CDS encoding threonine-phosphate decarboxylase: MINGHGDDAFRYAHIRANFSSNVYHRVNHDGLNRYLAERLSCIRSYPEPEPYTLGTELARLYGVRPEEVCVTNGATEAIYLIAQAFRGSRSRVWIPTFSEYADACRLHAHRVEGISSVEALTEEEGICWLCNPNNPTGQTWEADTLRRLITQYPRTLFVIDQSYALFTEKEVLSVAETVARPNVLLLHSMTKCFAVPGLRLGAVTGNEALLQWIRACRMPWSVNALAVEAGQYLLRHLDEYRMEVPALLAERKRVAEALEATGGVEVLSSDTHYFLARLQKGSASDLKAYLAERHGLLIRDASNFEGLDTRYFRIAIQTEEENNLLIEGIREWIRG, from the coding sequence ATGATTAACGGACACGGAGACGATGCCTTTCGCTATGCGCATATTCGGGCCAATTTCAGTTCGAATGTGTATCATCGGGTGAATCATGACGGGTTGAACCGTTATCTGGCTGAACGGCTCTCGTGTATCCGTTCCTATCCGGAACCGGAACCCTATACGCTGGGAACTGAACTGGCCCGGCTGTATGGGGTGCGTCCGGAGGAAGTGTGTGTGACCAACGGGGCTACGGAGGCCATTTATCTTATTGCGCAGGCTTTCCGGGGCAGTCGTTCCCGGGTATGGATACCTACGTTCAGCGAGTATGCCGACGCCTGTCGTCTGCACGCCCATCGGGTAGAAGGTATCTCCAGCGTGGAGGCCTTGACGGAGGAAGAAGGGATATGCTGGTTGTGCAATCCGAACAACCCGACGGGGCAGACGTGGGAGGCGGATACGCTGCGGCGTTTGATTACGCAGTATCCCCGGACCTTGTTTGTCATCGATCAGTCGTACGCGCTTTTTACGGAAAAAGAGGTGCTTTCCGTGGCCGAGACCGTTGCCCGTCCCAATGTCTTGCTGTTACATTCCATGACCAAGTGTTTTGCGGTACCGGGACTGAGACTGGGTGCCGTGACGGGAAACGAAGCCCTTCTTCAGTGGATACGCGCCTGCCGCATGCCGTGGTCGGTGAACGCGTTGGCCGTGGAAGCCGGACAGTATTTGTTGCGTCACCTGGACGAGTACCGGATGGAGGTACCGGCCTTGCTGGCAGAACGGAAACGGGTAGCCGAGGCACTGGAAGCTACGGGTGGGGTAGAGGTGCTCTCTTCGGATACCCACTATTTTCTGGCCCGTTTGCAGAAGGGAAGTGCGTCCGACCTGAAAGCCTATTTGGCCGAACGTCATGGGCTGCTCATTCGGGATGCATCTAATTTTGAAGGACTGGATACCCGTTATTTCCGCATTGCGATACAGACGGAAGAAGAAAACAATTTATTAATTGAAGGCATACGCGAATGGATACGTGGATAG
- a CDS encoding cobyric acid synthase: MKVYLVRHTSVDVPSGTCYGQTDVPLRASFEEEAAVCKEAIRRTGIGFTRVYASPLSRCTRLAAYCGFPDAERDDRLKEMHMGEWEMQRFDEITDPHIQEWYQDYLRVRTTGGESFMDVLARVSDFLDHLERTSGPVLIFAHGGVLVAAQVYAGKVRLEDAMQALPPYGGMVEIDLPLPRLHPVMLAGTGSDVGKSVLAAALCRIFLQDGYHPAPFKAQNMALNSYATPEGLEIGRAQAVQAEAAGIPCHTDMNPLLLKPTSDRTTQVVLNGKPIGNRSAYEYFRTEGREELRQEVYQAFDRLAARYNPIVMEGAGSISELNLKDTDLVNLPMARHANADVILVADIDRGGVFASAYGSVALQTPEDRKRIKGIIVNKFRGDLRLFEPGVKMLEEICGIPVLGVIPYYQDIYIEEEDSVELSQKQRKAVQGKVNVAVVLLRHLSNFTDFNMLEHDERVNLYYTNNVDDLLKADIILLPGSKNTLGDLYELRRNGVAQAILRARRNGATVMGICGGYQMMGQRIADPDGVEGDVCQLPGLGLLPVETVMEGEKVTRQVRFSFLESGTPDCTGYEIHMGRTSAVDGETMTPLVYLEDGTSDGCVADRKCAGSYIHGILDNPAVIEWLLAPYAEKLTQPALDYAAFKEEQYNKLADHVRKHLNLPLLYQILTEND; encoded by the coding sequence ATGAAAGTATATTTGGTTCGACATACTTCGGTCGATGTGCCTTCCGGTACGTGTTACGGTCAGACTGATGTGCCTCTGCGGGCTTCGTTTGAAGAAGAAGCGGCGGTGTGCAAGGAAGCCATCCGGCGCACCGGCATCGGCTTTACCCGTGTGTATGCCAGTCCGTTGTCCCGTTGCACGCGCCTGGCCGCCTATTGCGGCTTCCCGGATGCGGAACGTGACGACCGGTTGAAAGAGATGCACATGGGCGAGTGGGAGATGCAGCGGTTTGATGAAATCACCGACCCGCATATTCAGGAGTGGTACCAGGATTACCTGCGGGTACGTACTACAGGCGGAGAGTCTTTCATGGACGTGCTGGCCCGGGTATCTGATTTTCTGGACCACTTGGAACGTACCTCAGGTCCGGTGCTGATTTTTGCGCATGGCGGGGTGCTGGTGGCTGCGCAGGTTTATGCGGGAAAGGTGAGACTGGAAGATGCCATGCAGGCATTGCCTCCTTACGGGGGAATGGTGGAAATCGATTTGCCGCTTCCCCGCTTGCATCCGGTCATGTTGGCCGGTACGGGCAGTGATGTGGGGAAGAGTGTGCTGGCTGCGGCCTTGTGCCGTATTTTCTTGCAAGACGGGTATCATCCGGCTCCGTTCAAGGCCCAGAACATGGCGCTCAATTCGTATGCCACTCCCGAAGGACTGGAGATTGGTCGGGCACAGGCGGTGCAGGCTGAAGCGGCGGGTATCCCGTGTCATACCGATATGAATCCCTTGTTGCTGAAACCCACTTCCGACCGGACTACTCAGGTGGTGCTGAACGGCAAACCCATCGGCAACCGGAGTGCGTATGAATATTTCCGTACCGAAGGGCGTGAGGAGTTGCGTCAGGAAGTCTATCAGGCTTTCGACCGACTGGCGGCCCGCTACAATCCGATTGTGATGGAGGGGGCCGGAAGCATCTCGGAACTCAACCTGAAGGATACCGATTTGGTGAATCTGCCCATGGCGCGTCATGCTAACGCCGATGTGATTCTGGTAGCCGATATCGACCGGGGAGGTGTGTTTGCCAGTGCATACGGTTCGGTGGCACTGCAGACTCCGGAAGACCGCAAGCGCATCAAGGGCATCATCGTCAATAAGTTCCGTGGCGACCTCCGTCTGTTTGAGCCGGGCGTGAAGATGCTGGAAGAGATTTGCGGTATTCCGGTACTAGGCGTGATACCCTATTATCAGGACATTTACATCGAGGAAGAGGATTCGGTGGAACTTTCCCAGAAACAGCGGAAAGCGGTGCAGGGAAAGGTCAATGTGGCGGTGGTCTTGCTCCGTCACCTGTCCAATTTTACCGATTTCAATATGCTGGAGCACGATGAGCGGGTGAATCTGTACTATACGAACAACGTGGACGATTTGCTGAAAGCCGATATCATCCTGTTGCCGGGGAGCAAGAACACCCTCGGCGATTTGTATGAACTGCGCCGTAACGGGGTGGCACAGGCCATCCTTCGGGCCCGCCGCAACGGGGCAACCGTCATGGGAATCTGTGGCGGATACCAGATGATGGGACAACGCATTGCTGATCCCGACGGAGTGGAAGGCGATGTTTGTCAGTTGCCGGGGCTGGGATTGCTGCCGGTGGAAACGGTCATGGAGGGGGAGAAAGTGACGCGGCAGGTGCGTTTTTCTTTCCTGGAATCCGGTACGCCGGACTGTACGGGGTATGAAATCCACATGGGACGTACCTCGGCGGTAGATGGAGAGACAATGACTCCATTGGTTTATCTGGAGGATGGAACTTCAGACGGCTGTGTGGCAGACCGGAAATGTGCGGGTTCCTACATTCATGGGATACTGGATAATCCGGCAGTCATTGAGTGGCTGTTGGCACCTTATGCAGAGAAACTGACACAGCCGGCATTGGATTATGCCGCTTTTAAGGAAGAACAATACAACAAACTGGCAGACCATGTGCGGAAGCACCTGAACCTGCCGTTGCTTTACCAAATACTGACGGAAAATGATTAA
- a CDS encoding adenosylcobinamide-GDP ribazoletransferase codes for MHNLLAALMFFTRLPFWRICSVPSECFRHVVSYWSLCGWLTGGVMALAFWLFSLWFPLPVAVLLALCARLFLTGALHEDGLADFFDGFGGGRDREGILRIMKDSHIGSYGVLGLILYYLLSFSLLVSLPVPVIPWVLWVADPFCKFVCSFMLVFLPYARKVEESKAKVVYTRMSTSEWVANAIGGLLPLCLLPAAYWGMLLFPCVLFAALVCLLKRRLGGYTGDCCGALFLLCELVCWLGAVAVTYNF; via the coding sequence ATGCATAATCTGTTGGCTGCTTTGATGTTTTTCACCCGTCTGCCTTTCTGGCGGATTTGCTCCGTTCCCTCCGAATGTTTCCGGCACGTGGTGAGTTACTGGAGCCTGTGCGGATGGCTTACGGGTGGAGTGATGGCCCTTGCTTTCTGGCTTTTTTCGCTGTGGTTTCCGCTTCCCGTGGCGGTGTTGCTGGCATTGTGTGCCCGTCTTTTCCTCACGGGTGCCCTGCATGAGGATGGATTGGCCGATTTTTTCGACGGCTTTGGAGGAGGACGCGACCGGGAAGGGATTCTTCGTATCATGAAGGATTCCCACATCGGGAGTTACGGAGTGCTGGGGCTGATTCTGTATTACCTGTTGTCGTTTTCCTTGCTTGTTTCTTTGCCGGTGCCGGTGATTCCCTGGGTGTTGTGGGTGGCCGATCCTTTTTGCAAGTTTGTGTGCAGTTTCATGCTGGTGTTCCTGCCCTATGCCCGGAAGGTGGAAGAAAGTAAGGCCAAGGTGGTCTATACCCGCATGAGTACTTCGGAGTGGGTAGCCAATGCGATAGGGGGACTGTTGCCTCTGTGTTTGTTGCCTGCTGCCTATTGGGGGATGCTGTTGTTTCCCTGTGTACTTTTTGCCGCATTGGTGTGTTTGCTCAAGCGTCGGCTGGGAGGATATACCGGCGATTGTTGCGGAGCCCTTTTCCTGTTGTGCGAGCTGGTGTGCTGGTTGGGAGCGGTGGCAGTTACTTATAATTTTTAA